A region from the Sander vitreus isolate 19-12246 chromosome 1, sanVit1, whole genome shotgun sequence genome encodes:
- the arl6 gene encoding ADP-ribosylation factor-like protein 6 — MGLFDRLAGWLGLKKEVNVLCLGLDNSGKTTIINQLKPSNAQAQDIVPTIGFSIEKFKTSSLSFTVFDMSGQGRYRNLWEHYYKEGQAIIFVIDSADKLRMVVAKEELDTLLNHSDIKHRRIPILFFANKMDVRDALSSVKVSQLLCLENIKDKPWHICATDALKGEGLQEGVDWLQDQIKTMRM; from the exons ATGGGGCTGTTTGACAGGTTGGCAGGATGGCTGGGGTTGAAGAAGGAGGTGAATGTGCTGTGTCTTGGTCTGGACAACAGTGGAAAAACCACCATCATCAACCAACTTAAGCCCTCTAAT GCCCAGGCACAAGACATCGTCCCAACCATTGGCTTCAGCATAGAGAAGTTTAAGACATCCAG TCTTTCCTTCACAGTGTTTGACATGTCTGGTCAAGGCAGATACAGAAACCTTTGGGAACACTACTACAA GGAAGGCCAGGCTATCATATTTGTCATTGATAGTGCAGACAAACTGAGGATGGTAGTAGCCAAAGAAGAACTGGACACATTACTAAACCATTCTG ATATTAAACACAGGAGGATCCCCATTCTGTTCTTTGCTAACAAGATGGATGTCAGGGATGCTCTGTCTTCTGTCAAGGTCTCACAGCTGCTCTGTTTAGAGAACATCAAAGACAAACCCTGGCACATCTG TGCCACTGATGCTCTGAAAGGAGAAGGTTTACAGGAGGGAGTCGACTGGTTACAAG